The genomic stretch TACCGCATGTGGCGGCCATGTTTTGACCCAGATGTACTGACCCAGTCACAGCAAGCTTTCGCAACAACCCCTCCCGCAGCAACTCGTCGCAGAACCTCGAGAATGTTGCCTCGTTCGCACCACCCAATTCCGTGCAGCGCAGCAATTCACGCAACAACTCCAAGCTTATCCACCAAAAGGACAAGATCATCGAAGACCTGCGCCTAGAGCTTGCTGAATACCAGGTCAAGGTACTAGAAGTCGAGAATGCGGGTGGCGGGCGCATGCgcgagctagagaagcagcTACTCGAGACACGTATGACCAATGCGCGACTGATGGAGGACAACGAGAGCTTCCAGCTTTTGTTGGGCGAGAAGACGCTCAACGGCGACTTGAGCCGTGGCGAATTTCTGCGCGACACTGCTAATGCCGAAGACCGTTTACCATCTCGTAACGGCCCGTCCACGAGCCTTGCTGACGAGCTTCAGTCCGCCGAGGAGGGCGACGCTGAAGTCGTGCGCAAGCTCGAGGCTGAACTGAACAGCATGAAGGCTCAGAACCAAGCCCTCACCCTCTACATCAACAAGATCATCGGCCGTCTGCTCACACATCAGGGCTTTGAATCCGTGCTTGGCAACGACATCGAGAGCGAGCATGGTGCTCCCGATAAGAACAAAGAGTTGCCACCACCTCCCCAGGACAGCGAGCAGCCACAGGGTTTCCTGCAGCGCGCCAAGTCCGTCGCCATGGGTGGGAATCGCAAGCCGCGTCCTCTCAGCGCCATGGGCCCACCACCCATGGCAAGCCCACCGCAGCCGAGCGCTCACGAAGATCCTTCGACTGCGCCAAGCATCCCTCTTACCCGCTCAACTTCCGGGCGTCACCCTAGCGGTAACCATCACCGTCGCTCCACCTCCGAGGTGCCCAACGCTGCAAGCGTTGTCAACAACATGTACCGTCCTTCCCCGACAGGTACTCCCAACCCGGCCTCCTCCCCGGGTCTCGTTTCGCCACGCAACTCCTTCTTTGGCCTTCCCGTCAACAGCGCCAATGGGCCCACCAACCCTGTGTCAAGAGTACCTTCTGGCGCAGGTCCCATCCCAGAG from Pyrenophora tritici-repentis strain M4 chromosome 1, whole genome shotgun sequence encodes the following:
- a CDS encoding ERM multi-domain protein, which gives rise to MSTATANKPPAGTPRREVNARTAAASPAASSRTPARSSTPTSSGATGVARTRSVRGGTNGAPVSARAAVKKPATASNLSNASPADAVDEDAREEQSALLQELKERLQKAEAAAEERQKQVEVLNARLDDALTEQAKLEERAHEEEEKVEALENEKKELTRQHRELEGIYEAERAQAMKEKEEIQSREEDMQGTIQRLKETMASKHMPNGEPEDEHQLKRSSSFRNNPSRSNSSQNLENVASFAPPNSVQRSNSRNNSKLIHQKDKIIEDLRLELAEYQVKVLEVENAGGGRMRELEKQLLETRMTNARLMEDNESFQLLLGEKTLNGDLSRGEFLRDTANAEDRLPSRNGPSTSLADELQSAEEGDAEVVRKLEAELNSMKAQNQALTLYINKIIGRLLTHQGFESVLGNDIESEHGAPDKNKELPPPPQDSEQPQGFLQRAKSVAMGGNRKPRPLSAMGPPPMASPPQPSAHEDPSTAPSIPLTRSTSGRHPSGNHHRRSTSEVPNAASVVNNMYRPSPTGTPNPASSPGLVSPRNSFFGLPVNSANGPTNPVSRVPSGAGPIPEDKEVDARTESSSASHVDTPSPPRQLTRSDTSTGVMTGKGMRPLRLVQNEEEAMKARKAANRGSWFGGLFGQAPPSAQQENTQ